The window TATATAGTATACAAGAAAAATGTTACTctgcaaaaataaaatatactaaatattaaaaaagaaatgcaTTGTGTACAAATGATATTATAGTTTCATAGGAAACAATTTCACTGTGACACAATAGtttcttataaatttaaaaCTACAATGGttttaagtaattttagtttagaattcaTATACTACAGTggtaattagaaaaagaaatactAGCACTCAAAGAAACCCCAAGCAAATTATTCAAAAAACATGTTTATAATAGAGTAATCGTAAAAATTCGtaataaaatttcaaacacattaaataagatgcccgcgcatgtgtgcgggctaccttcctagttacaATGAATGTTGTAAAACTTGCTGTTATGTTTTGACATGCAGTTATACCCTTTGCACGTTTATGGTAATAAGATTTaccttctactccctccgtttcacaatgtaagactttctagcattgcccacattcatatagaagCTAATGAataatatctagattcattagcatctatatgaatgtgggcaatgctagaaagtcttacattgtgaaacggaggaagtactttatACTAACACACATGCTCTTCCCTTGGTCTCATGAATTCATCTGATACTGTTTACATTCCTTGGCAGAGATGTATCTTTCAACAAATTGACAGGGGATCTTCCCAATTCTCTTGGCTCTCTTTCAAATCTTTCTAGTCTGTGAGTATCTTGTAATTTTCATGTAAACCCCAatttaaacattttttaaaaactttctaaTGCTTGATATAAAATTCTCCATTTTGCAGTTATATGCAAAACAATCAATTAACAGGTTCTGTCAATGTTCTCAGTGGTCTAAGCCTCACAACACTGTAAGCGAGTTTTTCAGACAACAAATTGACTGCTATGCTGCTTGCTTAATAACTGAGATTTCCTTCTCTTCAAACAGAAATATTGCAAACAACAATTTCAATGGCTGGATACCACAAGAATTCAGTTCAATCCCAGATCTGACGTATGAGATACTTTTACTGCCCTTTCTCTTTGGAAATCATCTTTGACACACTCTAATGACCTGTTGCAATTACAACCATAGACTTGGAGGAAACTCATTCACAAATGGacctgctccaccaccaccaccttttATGCCACCACCCCCTAGAAGACCACGTAATCGGCCCAGCCATCCTCGGGGAAGTGGAGATGCTCCAGAAGGCTCAGTAAGCCCAGCTGGTCAAGGTGACAAGAAGCAAGGTCTTCAGACAGGCCCGCTTGTCGGGATAGTTGCTGGCTCAACAGTTGGTGCCTTATGTGCACTTCTTCTTTTGGTATTCTGCATTCGCAATGCTCAGAAAAGAAAGGATGATACCAGCAGCAATTCAAAAGATTTTGTAGGTCCACTATCAGTAAACATAGAGAGAGGTATTACACTTGTTCATATGCTGTCATGATTTCTTATTGCAATATTTTTCTTAtctttaataatatataatttcaGTTAGCTGAGACAATCCTTAGTTGAAAGGATAACCATATGCTTTCCCTATAAAATAAGATATCCTTGAATTTTGGTTGATCTATAAAATGATAAATCATGTATATTTGAGACCCCACTTTTAGTATATTTCAAGTCAGGCATTTGCATGAGACCAGCTTAGTTTGTCAATTTAGTTAGGGGCAGCTAAAACTCGAAGTCTTGGATCATATGTACTTGATAGATCTATATGGAATTCTGATGATTTTACCTTTGCTCTGAAAATACAATCAAAACTAAGAACTGTTTTACATCATTAACTTACAGCGTGTAACGGAATGCACTTGTGTTGCTCATAATACATATTTCCACCCTTCTCTTCTGTAGCTTCTAACAGGGAAATCCCAGAGCAGAGTCCTGAGAATACTTCTGTAGCAACTATGAAGATCTCACCTGCTGAGAAAATGACTCCAGAGAGGATTTATGGTAAAACTGGTTCTATGAGAAAGACAAAGGTCCCAATCACTGCAACGCCTTATACTGTTGCTTCCCTCCAAGTTGCCACTAATAGCTTCTGTCAAGATTCCCTTCTAGGAGAGGGCTCACTTGGTCGTGTTTACAAGGCCGATTTCCCCAATGGAAAGGTAAAATATGCATCTTATATTAAATGAATGTTGCATGAAGTGGAATGTAAACCATAACCTTATAATTTAGTCAGTGGATGAATCAGCTGTGCAACACTGTTATACATACAGCCAAACCCCGATGGTTTTTAGCCTGTTTACTCCTATAGGCAgtaaaactaaaaatatttgaaattttttcaccCTCTTATTATTTTTGTGTCATGCTATGCACTGCGACTGAGTTGCGTGCTGTGATTGCAGGTTCTTGCAGTTAAGAAGATAGATAGTTCAGCCCTTTCCTTGCAGGAAGAAGACAATTTTCTTGAGGCTGTATCGAGCATGTCACGGCTAAGGCATCCAAACATTGTGCCACTTACAGGGTATTGTGTTGAGCATGGGCAAAGGCTTCTTGTTTATGAGTACATTGGAAATGGAACACTGCATGATGTGCTGCACTACTCTGATGAGTTGAGCAGGAAGCTTACATGGAACATCCGTGTAAGGGTAGCCCTAGGGACTGCTCGGGCGCTAGAGTAAGTTTTATGAATCATACATCATTTTTTGTTCACCTTTTCTGATGTTTTACAGCAGCAGGGGCACTTCTAACGTCTTTCAAACCTTCTCCCAGGTACCTGCATGAGGTGTGCTTGCCATCTGTTGTGCATAGAAACTTTAAGTCCTCAAACATCCTACTCGATGAAGAGCATAATCCACATTTATCTGACTGTGGGCTTGCCGCCTTGACACCCAACACGGAGAGACAGGTCAGTCATACCACCACATTTCTAAACTTCTGGTTGCTAAAGTTCTCAGATGGCCTTGTTTGGCTCCTGTAGAAGTAGTTAATTAATGGACTGAATATGCTTGGTTTGCCATTCCAGGTTTCAACTGAGGTGTTTGGCTCATTTGGATACAGTGCCCCGGAGTTTGCCATGTCAGGAATTTATACCGTAAAGAGTGATGTGTACAGTTTTGGAGTTGTGATGTTAGAGCTATTGACAGGGCGGAAACCACTAGACAGGTATGCTTCTAGTTTATATTCAAATCCCGGTGCATTGCGTTTTATAAATTGaaaatgaccttctgatggatATTGCAGTTCTAGAGAGAGATCAGAACAATCTCTTGTTCGATGGGCTACTCCACAGCTTCATGATATCGATGCGCTTGCTAAGATGGTGGATCCAGCATTAAATGGAATGTACCCTGCTAAATCGCTCTCCCGTTTTGCGGACATAATCGCGCTGTGTGTTCAGGTATGTTCATGCGTTTGCATTGTGATAGATCTTTAGACATTGATATAGGTACATAGTAATCAGTGAGCACACATGGAGACCTTCATGAAATCCAAAATGGAATGTAACATAAGCTTTCTTGCTGAGTTTGGTAGGATTCTTGTAGTCTGACACCGACCACATTGTTAGTATCTGGATGTTGGGCATCTTAGTTTGATTTCTTGTAATATCCTCTGCCAGGAGCATATTCTAAGAACatcttttgtgatttttttttttttttgcgcagCCTGAGCCCGAGTTTCGCCCTCCTATGTCTGAGGTAGTTCAGCAACTTGTTCGCCTGATGCAAAGGGCCAGCATAGTGAGGCGACAATCTGGAGAAGAATTGGGATATTCATACAGAGCCCCTGAACGCGAAGGCGACATGAGAGACCTTTCCTTCTGAGAAGTTCCTTCCATGGTACAAGGCGAAAAAAAACAGTTTGGAGGCTCAGTTACAAGAACTTTGGACTACTCATATGATGAAGATGAACTGGTGAACGCGAGTTGATCACACGATTCATGGTCGAACGGATTTGAGAAGATAATTTTGGTACTTCATTGTTCAAATTTTGTTCATTCTTCTccccctttctttttttcattttttgtttccCAGTCATTGTTCTTCAGGCCTAAATCAATGGCATATGTATAGCATGTTGGTCACTGATTCACAGGTAGAGAAAAAGATGGAAAAGAGATTTAACCTTGAGCTCATGCTCAACTGTGTTAATTCATACCAAGTGTTATTAATGATGATTGCTTCAAAGCTCTTACACCTTACTACTACAACCACATATGAATTCTTGTGTAGCTTCACTTCATACTACTACATGTGTTATTGATTGTTCtgtgctactccctccgggctgataatattattcgttttggacaagggtaaAGTCAAAGgggctgttcactttgatgccaaaataaaccttaccaaattttggcaatactaaaattttggcaatgttggcaatattaccaaattttggtaggattttttATGTGTgtactaaaatttagcaacaaactaaatgtaggcACTCTTTTGGCtactttgtcaaaaaaaaatggtatggtagAAAATGACGTCAAAGTGAACAGcctcaaactttaaaatctttgactacaaataatttctaaaatatttatcttaaaaatataaaaaccataTGTGTAGATTAGTCCtaaaaagtacttcaataaaatcatatatttgttgatatttctatatatattataatagaaaatagttgccaaaattactttttggagaccgtgccctTATCCAAAAGGGCAAGTATTATCAATCCAGAGGAAGTATGTAGGTGAAAATTTTACCATATGTCTGGGGAAATATTGATCTGTGTGTTTGACATCATGACATTTATACAGTACATTGAGAGGCACATCATCATACCTCAAATATGAACTATACAGCTCAAATTTTGTAATCACCAGGCTTAAAAAAGAGTGTGTTTTGCAGCAGCAATTGTTACTCAACTCACACACTTCATCTCCTGGATGGATTGTCTCCTAGCTTGCTGCTGCTAATGGTGTTCTCATCTTTGCAAATCTTGGATAcattcagcagcagcagcagcagcagcagcagcaaaattCAGTGATCCAAATGCAGATCTTGAGATGAGAGATGATGCAGATCCTCACCTCACCTATCTCTGTCCTGGATGAGGTTGCCGATCATCTTGGCGAGAGGGGCGGTGCCCTTGGCCATGATCTCGAGGCGCGACGTGTTGGAGGCCTTGGCGAAGAGGGAGAGGCCGAACATGGCGAGCTCCGGCAAGAAGAGCCTCGACGACAGGAAGCCGTGCCAGTAGCGCGGCTCCAGGTCGAAGAAGGCGTCGAAGAATCGCCGCGTGCCGTCGAGGTCGAGCTTGAGGAGGATGTCCATGCCGAAGCAGAAGAACTCcctctgcctcctcctctgcgcCGGCCACAGCTCCCTCCACACCTCCGCCGACagcgcgtcgccggcgaacgCGCTGTCGCCGCTGCCGGTGTCGAGGAAGCGCACGATGGCGTCCGCCACGATGGGCGCAGTGGCGAGGGTGCGCGCCACCATGTAGCCCGTGGACGGGTGCACCATCCCGGCGGTGCCGCCGATGCCGACGACCCGCTGCGGGAGCACCGGGAGCGGGCCGCCCATGGGGATGACGCACCGCTCGTCCTCCTCCACGGCGCGGACGCGTATCCCGAGGTGGCGCAGCCTCGCCGCCATGCGCTCCTGGATGTCGTCCATGGCGAGGCCCGGGCGCGCCACGAGGGAGGTCTCCTCGAGGAAGATCCTCGTCGGGGAGAAGGGCATGGCGTAGAGGAACGTCGGGATGCGGCGGTTGCGCTCCCTGATCTCGGACCCCTCGGGGAGGTGCGCGTCGCGCCAGTCCATGAACAGCATCTTGTCGATGTCGAACGGGTGTCCGTCCACCTCGGCGAGGATGCCATAGGCGACCTGGTACCCCGGGTCGTACGGCTTGTCGTACTGGACGAGGCACCGGGAGAACCCCGTGGCGTCGAGCACGACGGTGGCCGGGacggcgacgccgtcgtcgcagATGAGGAGGGAGGATGCCTCGCCGTGGACGGCCTTGACGACCCTGGCCTTGTGGAACGTGACGCCATGGGCGACGCAGCGGTCCATCATGGTGGACTTGAGCTTGCGGCGGGCGACGCGGGCGTAGGGGCGGTGGAGCGActtggcggcgccgtcgtcgtgggTGAAGACGGTGGCGGAGGGCCAGACGGCGTCGAGGCAGTGGGAGAGTCCCATGGCGTCGAACTCGTCGACCCAGACGCCGTAGTTGTTGGGCCAGACGAGGGCGGGGGAGGGGTCGATGGCGCAGACGGAGAGGCCCGCCTCCGCGACGCGCtgcgcgacggcgaggccggcggggccgccgccgacgacggcgaggtcgacggGGGTGGAGCGGGCGGGGTCGTAGCGGGGGAGGTCGAGGGAGAGCAGCTCGGGGCGTGACGGCGGGGCCAGCGACCGcagcgcctcgccggcggcggcggcgcggcagacgagcgcgcgcgtggggcgcggcgacggcgagggagggggagggggcttGCAGGAGGGgtgggcgcggaggaggagggcggtggtggccatggcggcgcggcgtggcgcgggaGGTGGGGAATCGCCGTGCAATCCTGATAAGCTTTTCTTCCTCTTATTGCGGGTGGGGCGGCCGCGAGGTCAGGGAGAGTGGTAGGGGGGCGCCACTGAACACTGAACAGTGATTCAGTGCCCACTTTCTCCCAACTACCTGGCTTCTTGCAATTTTGCATGCCAACTTATTATGGAATTTTAGAATGGGAACTCTGCTGAACAGGTCCTAAAACGTAATAATTCTTAGCTATATATTTccttgtttcacaatgtaaatcattctggtatttttcatattcatattaatgttaatgaatttcacattcatattgatgttaatttagatttattaacatcaatatgaatgtgaaaaatactaaaataacttacattgtgaatcAGTATCTTAGCAAACTTATTATGCAATGAAAATATTATATGCTTTTTGGATAGTCTCATTCGTAGATATCCAATCAGAATCATAATGTGGCAAATACGGTTGAGTCAGCATGCCGGATGTATAAAACCAACTCGCAAAATAACTTGTGCGTTAAACGGGTCAAATTATAAATTAGTTTAGCGAGCTATACCTGGTTTGATATTTTTGAGGGGCTAGATGGATTTAGGGGCATAATTTAGGGGGATTTggacttttttccttttctaattgaAGCAGCGgactcttttcccctttttttcatTAATTATGATTGTACAAAACCATTAAATGGTTCGATCCTACGTATTTTCAGCTTTACTAGCAGTTTATCAGAGAAAGAAGGAACTTGCTACAACTCTATCCGTGCATGCTGTTAAGACTTGGCTAAACAAATATCCTACGGAACGGTGGTTGAAGGCACCTATCAAGTTAACCGTGTCAAAATTTAGTGTTCATTTTAAACGTGTTCGGTCCTATTTGAAACATAGGAATTTTCAACATCGTCCACAAAAACCGAcaataattaattactactttgGTTACCACGGTGTAATTCTGAAAAATTGCAAATTTCGATACAAATACGGTAATGATTCGATAGAATTCGGTATATAGTTCTACTAAACTGAAGCGATAATAACCGTGCAGTTATCAATGATTGGTCGGTAGTCAAATTACGACTTCAGCAAATCCTGATATTCTCAACCCAATTGGCTTCAAGTTACTTCTAGTTATTAGACCTCCAATAGTTAGATGGTCCTGTTTggattatatgattttttttccccaaatgtCTATTATAATcaaaggccctgtttagatcctccaaaatggcaaaagttttgccattttggatctaaacactagtagcaaaagttggTAATTTGGCATTTGGAatttgctagtccatagtagcaaattgtgctaaaaagtgctttgggaccactccctctctctttctctctcactttagtgctagaatagcaaaactttaacatgcatctaaacaccaactagtactTTTGCAATGTCAAAACTTTTGCTACCAAAACTTTTATCATTTGCCATTTACCATtccaaatggatctaaacaggcccaaagatgttttttttaaaaaaaaattgaactacTGTGTTTTTCTAagaggatttttttaaaaatttttgaacgtttctaatttttaattttaaaaataaacccttttaaaacttattttcaatATCTGAACTTTTCTTTTCACGCCAGCCGAACTAGCGTGGCAAAACAACACTGTCACGGTAGCCTGGCAGTTGGCGTGACAGTGTTATTTGGTCCCGTCGATCTGGCTGGCGTGGCAGTGTTATTTAGCCATGTTACCTCGGTAGCATGGTAGAACAAAATTGTCACGCCTAGTGTGTGGCGTGTCAGTATTATTTTCTCACGTTAGGTGAACTGGCGTGACTAAAATGTTTAGATTCTGAGAATAAGTTTTAGaatggtttatttttaaaataaaaaaaataaataagttcaaaaaataagaaaaaatctcTCTTAGATGTGTTGACACAAAAGATGAAAGGATAGCCTTGTGAAAAAGCTAGTTGTGGATTCCACATGTAGATCCTATGAAAGTGCGACCCAAGGTGAGGACAAAGACACACACAGAGTAGAAAAGTTCAATCGTTTTAGGGCCCGTTtaatttcctaaatttttttcccaaaaacatcacatcgaatctttgacacatgcatgaagcattaaatatagataaaaagaaaaactaattgcacagttataggggaaatcgcgagacgaatcttttaagcctaattagtccgtgattagccataagttctacagtaacccacatgtgctaatgacagcttaattagtctcaaaagattcgtctcgcggtttccaggtgagttctaaaattagttttttttcattcatgtcagAACACCCTttccgacatccgatcaaacgttcgatgtgacacctaaaaatttccttttccccaactaaataCACCTTAGGCCAAAGCTGCCACTACTGTCACATTTCAAGCCGTCCAAATATCCGTGGCAACTTATGCCTGGACAACACATGAAAAATAGTTAAATAGAAACGAGATTTTAAATATAATCCGAGCAAATGTATGTACACAACGAGAGTCCACATCAGCCTATATATGTACCAGCAAAAAGGCTTCCATGGCCGGCaagcaaaaaaagaaatatcagTAGTTAAGCTGAAAGTGAGAGAAGGAGAGCATGACACGTGTCTGCTCTATGGACCCATGGTAGGAAGAAAAGCCAGCCATGGCGAAGCCAGCGACCTCGTCAAGCCCGGACAACGGAGTAACTTTTATTATTGGCAATTTTTATGGGGCTTTATTAAGGAGCTAACCATGATGTATGGTGATAGCGAGTTAAGGTGACCGTCCGACATGCCCGGGAGCTGGCTCTGTGATTAGAGGGAAAACCAAGGAACAAAGAGAGAAGAGATACATCTTTTTTAACTTTGATGGATTAACAGCTTAAATTAGGGAACATCAAGGGTGGTGACATGCCATCACTGTGAGCTACTC of the Oryza sativa Japonica Group chromosome 2, ASM3414082v1 genome contains:
- the LOC4328571 gene encoding protein STRUBBELIG-RECEPTOR FAMILY 8, encoding MAALAAALVGFLLAVSSAPAGATTDASDAAALGNLYSSWNSPSQLAGWSAGGGGDPCGAGWQGISCSGAGVTEIRLAGVGLDGSLGYELSSLFSLKTLDLSNNNLHGSIPYQLPPNLTYLNLATNNLSGNLPYSISNMVSLEYLNVSHNSLSQQIGDLFGSLNSLSELDVSFNKLTGDLPNSLGSLSNLSSLYMQNNQLTGSVNVLSGLSLTTLNIANNNFNGWIPQEFSSIPDLTLGGNSFTNGPAPPPPPFMPPPPRRPRNRPSHPRGSGDAPEGSVSPAGQGDKKQGLQTGPLVGIVAGSTVGALCALLLLVFCIRNAQKRKDDTSSNSKDFVGPLSVNIERASNREIPEQSPENTSVATMKISPAEKMTPERIYGKTGSMRKTKVPITATPYTVASLQVATNSFCQDSLLGEGSLGRVYKADFPNGKVLAVKKIDSSALSLQEEDNFLEAVSSMSRLRHPNIVPLTGYCVEHGQRLLVYEYIGNGTLHDVLHYSDELSRKLTWNIRVRVALGTARALEYLHEVCLPSVVHRNFKSSNILLDEEHNPHLSDCGLAALTPNTERQVSTEVFGSFGYSAPEFAMSGIYTVKSDVYSFGVVMLELLTGRKPLDSSRERSEQSLVRWATPQLHDIDALAKMVDPALNGMYPAKSLSRFADIIALCVQPEPEFRPPMSEVVQQLVRLMQRASIVRRQSGEELGYSYRAPEREGDMRDLSF
- the LOC4328572 gene encoding lycopene beta cyclase, chloroplastic; this encodes MATTALLLRAHPSCKPPPPPSPSPRPTRALVCRAAAAGEALRSLAPPSRPELLSLDLPRYDPARSTPVDLAVVGGGPAGLAVAQRVAEAGLSVCAIDPSPALVWPNNYGVWVDEFDAMGLSHCLDAVWPSATVFTHDDGAAKSLHRPYARVARRKLKSTMMDRCVAHGVTFHKARVVKAVHGEASSLLICDDGVAVPATVVLDATGFSRCLVQYDKPYDPGYQVAYGILAEVDGHPFDIDKMLFMDWRDAHLPEGSEIRERNRRIPTFLYAMPFSPTRIFLEETSLVARPGLAMDDIQERMAARLRHLGIRVRAVEEDERCVIPMGGPLPVLPQRVVGIGGTAGMVHPSTGYMVARTLATAPIVADAIVRFLDTGSGDSAFAGDALSAEVWRELWPAQRRRQREFFCFGMDILLKLDLDGTRRFFDAFFDLEPRYWHGFLSSRLFLPELAMFGLSLFAKASNTSRLEIMAKGTAPLAKMIGNLIQDRDR